Part of the Cydia fagiglandana chromosome 26, ilCydFagi1.1, whole genome shotgun sequence genome, ccacattttaatttttgacgatACCATAATTGATATTTGATAGTCATTTTATTTGACTTCCgtagtttagtaaaatttatctTCTGAGTATGACacacctaggtacctactaagtttctgcatagttaaattttatacatatgtattgtaTTCCTTGTACAGTTAAACCCGCTTAAGAagcagcaagctggaaatcattttaatagCTTCATTGGGTCCTAAATGTGTATAATCCGAATTTGCTTCATCCCGGGAGGTATGGATAAATTTTGGTAGCCTTAGGAGATACATTTTACTTAGGAGTTAATTTATTCCTGAAAAGAATCTATGACCCTTATGTGTGTATATGTGTCCACCAAAAAGCAATGAAAAATAGATGGCCAGTTATTAGGAGGGGTAACTAAAGTTAGATTACATTAACTTTATCTTTAAATCATTTTCTGTTATCTCTATTTCTAACAATCAAAAGTAGCACACAAAATTTACATCCATATTGCATCAGCTTGCCCTAAATGACAATACAAACTAGAAATTTATACTTTTATGTCAGCGTTAAACAGCTAGGACTGAAATAAATGGTCAGAGAGTCCAACAAAACTTTGAATTAGAATGTAATGTTATAAAAGTAGGCTACTGTCCAGACACATGTTTAAAGTGGACTTGACAAGTTCTGAAATAGAGTAATATGCAATAAAAAGCCTGTACTTACTAGTCTTCTCTTATTCTCAATAGAATTTCGTACTCTAGTGTTAAGTCTGTGTAAATTAAGGCTCTGGGGAGCTTCCGGTACGGCGGTCACTTCTTTCTTGATTTGCACGTCACTGACTAACGATAAATTAACAATATTCACATCGTGGCGTTTAGGATTACCGCTGGATGACGGACATTTCAATATCAACATCTTCGTTTGAGGATCGAAAGCTAAAACCTCGCCTTCTATTTCTTGGTTGTAACATGTTCGCGTTGCTACTATACTGCCGATGGTAAAGCAGTCAGACACGACTGTTGACATTTTGGAGAGTTGTTTTTGGGGTCTACGTTATATAAACCGGTGGCATGCAGCTCAATGGCTtctaataaagcaattatgtaAGTTCAACGTGTTCAAATGTTTTGTTGGGGCGACGATACGTCGGCCATTGAAATTTTTGAAGTTTCTTTTCTTTTGCGTTTTGTTGTTGCACAGCATTGAAGTAACACGCGTTTTGTGacctaaatataattaaaatgtcAGTAGAATGGGCATTTTTACAAGTGGCTTGAACAGACTAGTGTTGCCAGTGCTTTGAAGAACGAATTCTACCATTTTCATGTTTGGTAGATTTGGATTGTTAAGTTGTCAACTTGGCATTTCTGTCAATGTCATGAGcatgtaaataaaaatagtatagAAAAAATATACTTCTTTTCGGTTTTTGATTGATTATTACAAAATGTTGGAAGAGAATAGTGATGATAAAATTATTCTGCCTCACCACGAGCAGCAGCAGCTGTGTACAACGCGGCTGCCCTACCGCCAAGGCCGAAAACTCACTGCTGTTAAGGTtcgttttaaaatttgtttttaaggCTAATTTATCCAATTATAAAGCGTTTTATTGTActctatatatataataattaaataatagtgACATTGTTATCAATTTAAGTGATTCTTCAATATTTAAGGCCGCTTGTAGACGTCCGGTGTTTTCGCCGGACAATTTTCCGTGTTCGGTGACGATGTCTTGTATTCTTGGGTGCAGTTGTCTGTAGGCACATACAAAACTAGACGTAGTTGCGTAACACGGTCCGTTGTCCGGCGAAAACACCGGACGTCTACAAGCGGCCTAAGACACTTACCCAGGTCTCTCAGGTATCTTACATTTTTCTTTCTTTGTGCCACAGGTTTATACTATCAACAGCGAATCTAACCACCTCCTAATATTCGGTGTCCCGTCCCTCAATCTGCGACAAGAAGCCAAGGCCCTATTTCAGAAATTTGGCAGGTTAAAATCATTTAATCTGGCAAAGGATTACAAAAGTGAACAGTTTACGGAGACCTACCATGCTGTTTTCGAGAAAATACAATCTGCTAGGATAGCTAAGAGAATGTTAGACACTAAAAACTTCTATGGAGGTTCCTTGCATGTAACTTATGCTCCGGAATTAGAAGATTTAGATGAAACAAGAATTAAATTGTTGCAAAGAAAACATGATGTCTTAACTCGGCTGAGAAACTTGCAGAATGAACAAGATACTAAGGTCAAAAAAGTTGAAATTGAGCCAGAAGTTGAGCAAATTGTGCCAAAACTAAATATGGGTGAAACTAATGTGATTTCTCAAGATGGTTCTGTTAGGAAACTAAAACTTAAAGAATATGTAGAAGAGAAAAGATTTAAACCATGTTTTATTTCTAATGAAGTTAAAACAATAGAAGTAGAGGTAATTAAAAGCGCTACTAATTGTGTGGATAGACTTCCAAAAGTAACTGTAGAAAAGCCTCATACATTTGATATAATAGATAAAAACATagaaatagtagattgtactTCCACAGATGTAGAAACTATTACAAATGTGAATGAACATGACAACATGAAAGATGGtgttaaaatttataaaataccaGAAAAgcctttaaataaaatcaaatttaatgtaaataaaaagagTTAGAATCCAATAATGCTTTTATTTCAACTGGGTGTaaacattaataaatagtaacaaaaattaataaaaatgtacttataaataatcTAAAAACTGTTATAAGAAATCAGAATTACCTtttcagtcagcagcagaagtggcTAAGCAAGCAAAGGTGTCCAAAATATTCTGCAGACagtcttaaataaaatatgtttctgGTCTTAACAAAAAACTTGTGGTCAAATCATTTTTTAACCTCATAATGGTATGAGGTATGGATCTCACCATACCATTTTTTAAACCTATACATACTCAACCAGCTACTTCTGCTATTGACTATTAATTTGATGATTTATCAAATTTTTGTTACATTCACTGTATTTAGTCAAACTAGAAAACTTATtgattaattgttttttttttttacatattttaactttaaatttTAAGCTTTATCTTTAATTTAAGCTGTctcaattattataaaatttatgcatatttgtcaaaaacttgataaaactttgtaaaaaaagaaacaaaatctACATAGGAATGATTTACATATAGGGACATATAATggagttaaaaaaaactataaataataaattaatatctcAATGAAtaaccatagtctaataaaacatggtcttctcttcccagagtgacacaagccttcgtcacaataacatggccgctatatatagcgttattgcatattattatatagcgctgtcgcatgatgacgtaggcttgagtcagtcacgtggtcggaagagagtaccaggcggagtatattattataccatgtgaATAACCAACAAATTATAATTTTGCATAACAATAGTTCTTGTTCTTACACTCTAAGTAACAGCAACTTAGATAGTCAGTTCACATTTTACAACCAAAACGATGTTTGTACATGCGTACCTATTTCTATAAAATAAGTTTGTTGCTCAAtctttattatataaatatttgttaCACTCTGGATATAATTGTATCACTAATATCCACAGTAATATGCTTCGTGATCCTTCTATACTCACGACAAAAACGTATTGACTTTTGTAATAACTTATTTGCTTGTGTGACTATGGACAATATGATTAAAGTGGGCgcccgtccagtggcgccctcgtTGGGGGATTGTGGTTTCTAATATATCAATTCATTTCTGTATTATTCAGTATATTAAAGATGTTGACTTGTTGTCCTACTAATTATTTGACTTCATCACCTAATCAGAAAAAAGGGGCCACCATTTGCCGTTTAGATGATGaagcaaaataaattatgtgatgggccatttgcaccattcactaacccgggtttaaccggttaaccctggcttagtgggacggtgcaagttgGGCTAAGACAAAAAGTCAGGGGATCAGTAGGACTACAACTTTAATATACTGATTACAGAAATGGAATATTATATATAAGGAAGATTGTTTTCACTGGATTATTATAAGGGTGCCACTGGACGGTCTGCAGTCTCGATTGGGTAGTGCCGCTACAAACTTGACCAGAGTGTAGCAAATGAGTTAGACCAAAAagcacacgcaatgcaagtgttattttaaacgtcaaacttctatgaaattatgacgtataaataacacttgcattgcgtgtgctgtcaaaatcgttgcagacttttcttggtataactctatGCGTGTTAAGAGTAGTTGACTAGGTCTTAAGCTTCCTCAGGATACTCGTCTCCAGCCATCTCTTCTTGTTCGTCGAATTCTCCATCTTCTACTCCCACCTCCTGGaatttcattattatattaGACATTTAGACAATGCGCaaaatctgggagaccgagctttgttcggaaaacatataaaaactcaaaaatgcgcgttttcccagggaTAAAACCTATCTAGACCGATTTTTCGcctccgaaaacccccataatatatatataacatatttcatcgaaatcgttagagccggtTCAGAGAtcctaaaatacataaataaatatatatatacta contains:
- the LOC134677283 gene encoding LSM12 homolog A-like; this encodes MSTVVSDCFTIGSIVATRTCYNQEIEGEVLAFDPQTKMLILKCPSSSGNPKRHDVNIVNLSLVSDVQIKKEVTAVPEAPQSLNLHRLNTRVRNSIENKRRLVSALSACLDPEGQRLFLAIARVIDDVSWAGQNIRVYNEVTISPPYKVENVAGEPESKPYNYIRKFVERHWSDRALPAAPAPAPAPAPQ
- the LOC134677571 gene encoding RNA-binding protein 48; its protein translation is MLEENSDDKIILPHHEQQQLCTTRLPYRQGRKLTAVKVYTINSESNHLLIFGVPSLNLRQEAKALFQKFGRLKSFNLAKDYKSEQFTETYHAVFEKIQSARIAKRMLDTKNFYGGSLHVTYAPELEDLDETRIKLLQRKHDVLTRLRNLQNEQDTKVKKVEIEPEVEQIVPKLNMGETNVISQDGSVRKLKLKEYVEEKRFKPCFISNEVKTIEVEVIKSATNCVDRLPKVTVEKPHTFDIIDKNIEIVDCTSTDVETITNVNEHDNMKDGVKIYKIPEKPLNKIKFNVNKKS